From Paenibacillus sp. PK3_47, the proteins below share one genomic window:
- a CDS encoding neutral zinc metallopeptidase yields the protein MKWQGRRGSSNVEDRRGRGGMGGGKMIGGGIGGIILVVIVTLLSGGNAGDILGNLTGSGTTSNSSAPYEQTAQEQELSEFVSVVLADTEEVWGEVFQAEGMTYKEPVLVLYSGSVSSACGTATSAVGPFYCPGDQKLYIDLSFYDELQQRFQAPGDFAMAYVIAHEVGHHVQTLLGTSQKLNAARQNLSEKEYNQYQVRFELQADYLAGVWAHHAQGMNLLEEGDLEEALTAASAVGDDTIQKQAQGYAVPDSFTHGTSEQRKRWFYKGFNSGTIEGGDTFGATAL from the coding sequence ATGAAATGGCAGGGCAGAAGAGGCAGCTCGAATGTAGAAGACCGCAGGGGCCGGGGCGGTATGGGCGGCGGAAAGATGATCGGCGGCGGAATCGGCGGGATTATTCTGGTGGTGATTGTGACGCTGCTTAGCGGCGGCAATGCCGGAGATATTCTGGGAAATCTGACTGGCAGCGGGACAACCTCCAATAGTTCCGCCCCTTATGAGCAGACGGCACAGGAGCAGGAGCTTTCGGAATTTGTGTCTGTGGTGCTTGCGGATACGGAGGAGGTCTGGGGAGAAGTGTTCCAGGCAGAGGGAATGACTTATAAGGAGCCGGTGCTGGTGCTTTACAGCGGAAGTGTGAGCTCGGCATGCGGTACGGCGACTTCGGCGGTAGGCCCGTTTTATTGTCCGGGGGACCAGAAGCTGTACATTGACCTCAGCTTTTATGATGAGCTGCAGCAGCGTTTTCAGGCACCGGGTGATTTCGCGATGGCTTACGTAATTGCCCATGAGGTCGGCCATCATGTCCAGACGCTCCTGGGCACCTCACAGAAGCTGAATGCGGCACGCCAGAACCTGAGCGAAAAAGAGTACAACCAGTATCAGGTCCGCTTTGAGCTGCAGGCCGATTATCTGGCCGGGGTCTGGGCGCATCATGCGCAGGGGATGAACCTGCTGGAGGAAGGCGATCTGGAGGAGGCACTGACTGCGGCGAGCGCGGTCGGTGACGATACGATCCAGAAGCAGGCGCAGGGCTATGCGGTGCCGGACAGCTTCACCCACGGAACCTCTGAACAGCGCAAACGATGGTTTTACAAAGGCTTTAATTCCGGTACCATTGAAGGCGGCGACACGTTCGGCGCAACAGCATTATAA
- a CDS encoding helix-turn-helix transcriptional regulator, whose translation MKLLNHIYWQHKTRFALEADLYDNWVAFAVEEGEFQYMLGGDADEREEGRRAGGSAGPGDIVVCPPGVRFARRTVTPLTFHYIQFSEQKPDSCGGPAVSVPDISMRHTPAPVSPQASHTSALPSLNFFGKHRPLDQQRLFADYAYLRFYAEDGREAVRRWKEHLLHDMLELLELENAAQQETQGQGVKDDALMMEAAARIASGAAGPFNLRDLADGLGLSPVQMTRRFRRTYGQTPSEYLKALRLERARMMLRDTEMTLAEIAEAAGYDNGFYLSRVFTRTFGITPSAFRKNHHV comes from the coding sequence TTGAAGCTACTAAACCATATTTACTGGCAGCATAAAACCCGGTTTGCGCTGGAGGCGGACTTGTACGACAACTGGGTTGCCTTCGCGGTGGAAGAAGGGGAATTCCAGTACATGCTTGGCGGGGATGCGGACGAGAGGGAAGAGGGGCGCCGGGCGGGCGGCAGCGCGGGTCCCGGTGACATTGTGGTATGTCCGCCGGGCGTACGGTTCGCCAGAAGAACAGTAACGCCGCTGACCTTCCATTACATACAGTTTAGCGAACAGAAGCCGGATTCCTGCGGCGGGCCAGCCGTGTCTGTACCGGACATCAGCATGCGTCACACACCCGCACCGGTAAGCCCGCAGGCTTCCCATACTTCCGCGCTGCCGTCTTTGAACTTTTTTGGCAAACACCGTCCTCTTGATCAGCAGCGGCTGTTCGCCGATTATGCTTATTTGCGTTTTTATGCCGAAGACGGCAGGGAAGCAGTCCGGCGCTGGAAGGAGCATCTGCTGCATGACATGCTGGAGCTGCTGGAGCTTGAGAACGCCGCACAGCAGGAAACGCAGGGGCAGGGGGTGAAGGACGATGCACTTATGATGGAAGCCGCAGCGAGAATCGCTTCGGGTGCCGCCGGGCCCTTCAACCTGCGGGACCTGGCGGACGGGCTGGGACTCAGCCCGGTCCAAATGACGCGCCGCTTCAGACGGACGTATGGACAGACCCCATCCGAATATCTGAAGGCGCTGAGGCTGGAGCGGGCACGGATGATGCTCCGGGACACAGAGATGACGCTGGCCGAGATTGCCGAGGCGGCCGGTTACGACAACGGCTTCTATTTAAGCCGGGTATTTACGCGGACTTTCGGCATCACCCCCTCCGCCTTCCGGAAGAATCACCACGTGTAG